The genome window AAAAATCAATATCAATGAGTAAGATACTGAGAACTGCATGCTGCCGTTTGGCCGCAGCAAGACTGGCTTTAAGCTTGATGTCGAAGCCGCGTCGATTAAGGAGTGAGGTTAAAGGATCCTGCTGAGCCAGTTGTTCAAGTTCGTTTGTCAGTGCTCGGTATCTGTTTTGAAAGAAAAGACCAAAGTAGGTACTGACAAGGACGCTCATTGCCAACCAAAAACCTCGAGAAATAGACTTAGTCTGGTTGTAGGCTTCACCAGTCAAATCCACAAAGAATTTACCCAAAGCCGTACAAAGAATGATTGCTATCAGCAATCCCATTCCGATGATAATAGATTGTTTCTTGCTGCCGAATAATGTAGCCATGATGGGATAGAGTGGAAGTAAAAAAGCAAACTGACTGTTCACGCCACCAGAAATGGCAATCAGGGGAATAATGGAAATAACAGCAACAAAAAAAGCGCCGCCATTTCATAGGCAGGAAAACGATGACTGCGTATGAATAAATACACCGAAAATATAAGCACCGTATTGATAATGCCCATCACTGTAAAGTAGCTGGGTAGTTCTACAAAAAGAGGCCTGAAAATTGTACCTGAGGCCACAGCAATCAATGATATTAATGTAAATTGTAAAATCAGTTTATGGTTGAGATGGGCGTGCGATTGACCTGACATGGAGTGTCCCTGACCATGGTTTGTAAATTAGCAGTAAGTTAGCATACTTCATTCTAAACCGATCACGCTGCTGACGTATTCGTTAAAGATGTTGATTAATTGACATCGCTAGAACATGAATAGCTAACAAGGAAGACACATTGAATAGTCAAAAACGACGTGCCGTTGCCACATTTTTTGCAGCAGGTGCCATAGATAAACAGCAGATACCAATGGCACTAAGACGCTTAGGTTTAATGCCTGACAACCGCGTTTGGTTGCGGCTGTTTGACCAGATTTTACTGGCCTCTGGCATAGTGGCGATGGCTTTATCAATGATTTTCTTTATCGCTTATAACTGGTCTGATATGGGCCGGTTCAGCAAATTCTTGTTGCTGGAAGCTAGTATCATTTTATCTGTCATGC of Methylophaga marina contains these proteins:
- a CDS encoding GGDEF domain-containing protein; its protein translation is MNSQFAFLLPLYPIMATLFGSKKQSIIIGMGLLIAIILCTALGKFFVDLTGEAYNQTKSISRGFWLAMSVLVSTYFGLFFQNRYRALTNELEQLAQQDPLTSLLNRRGFDIKLKASLAAAKRQHAVLSILLIDIDFFKSINDRYGHDIGDTCLKYVADCLKHHIRQTDVLARFGGEEFILLLPDTSHKAAFTLAEKLRHVVSDLNLDELDQPLTVTIGIASTQLPHQHIDDIIKAADLALYQGKMNGRNRSELATDLSND